The DNA window ATAACCTTCGACGCTTCAGCGTGTATAGGTAAGTGACCGAGAATAAGTCGGGCGAACCGCCGGGTTCGCATCGCGTCGGATCATGAGGATCTGAGTTCGAAAAGCGGGTCGCGTGCGGCATCACGCGAAAGGACGGCGACGAGGATGTTCTTCTGGAAGAAAGCCGAGAAGTGGCATGAAGTCCGCTGGTTCAACGGCCAGCGTGACATCTATCTCGCCATGCAGTTCGCCGACGACAACAGCGGCGAAGACCGTCCGACCGTTCAGCGGCTCCCCAGCAAAGACCCCGCCGCCAACGCCGCCCAGCAGCCGATCGACGAATCGGCGATGCTTGCCGAGATCGAGCGAGCACTCAAAGAATACAACCGGATGAACCTGTGCCAGCTCAGGCTGGCGGGCGTGAAGTACCGCGTTAAAGGCGGTGCCAACGTTGCCGACCACGGCGCGGCGGCGAAGAAGCTGCTGAACCTTCTGTGATTTGTCTTTGTAGGTGGGCTTCAGCCCACCAAGCCCCTCTCTGCCACCTGGTGTGTTCGATTTGCGCGAGCGGGTTCGTTGAGCGCTCCCCCTGCCGGCCCCCGTCGATCTCAACTCTAAACGCCGCTGAAGACTGTGCACCTGCCGTGCGACCGCAAATCAGGCGACGCAACTGCGCAAGGCACACACACCGTCATCGAATGCGATGCGGTGGGCTGAAGCCCACCCTACGGTTCACGCATCAACCCATCTTGATCAACCCATCGCTATCACCAAACCGGTCGGCCTTCCCGCCGGCCATGGTGAGCATGCTGAGGTACAGGTTGCACAGCGGCGTGTTCTTGGGGAACGCGATATGACGGCCGGTTTTCACCTGGCCGCCGGCCCCGCCGGCCCAGACGATGGGCAGATTCTCGTGGTTGTGCCGGTTGCCGTCGCCGATGCCGCTGCCACACATCAGCATCGTGTTGTCCAGCATCGTGCCGTCGCCTTCCTTCACGCTCTTGAGCTTCTGCACGAAGTACGCGAACTGCTGCATGTGGAACATGTCGATCTTCTGGATCGAATCGATCTTCGCCGGGTTGCCGCTGTGATGGCTCAGGCTGTGGTGCCCTTCGGTGATACCCAGATCGGGGAAGTTCCGGTTGCTGCCGTCACGGGCGACCATGACGGTTGCGATACGCGTCAGGTCCATCTGGAACGCGAGCACCAGCAGGTCAACCATCAGCCGCATGTGCTCCTGCGTCGTGCCGGGGATGCCCGCCGGGCGATCCATGGTCGGCTTGGCGACGGGGGCGACATCCTTGGCCTTGGCGAAGTCGATCCGCTTCTCAATCTCGCGGATGCTGGTCGTGAACTCGTCGAGCTTCATCCGGTCGCCGGAGCCCAGCTTCGACTGAAGCCGCTTGGCGTCCTCGGCGACGTAGTCGAGCACGCTCTTGCGCTGGCGGACGATCTTGGAGTTGTCGGCGGCGGTCGCCTGCGGGCCGTTGGCACCGAACAGCCGATCGAACAGCGAACGGGGATCGATCTCCTTCGGCATCGGCGACGTTTCCGACCGCCAGGAGATGTTGCTGACGTAGGCGCACGAGTAACCCGAATCGCATTCGCCGGCGATCTGCCCTTTATCGAGGCCAAGTTCGAGAGACGGCAGCTTGGTTTTGCTGCCGATCTGCCCGGCGGCGACTTGGTCGATCGACACGCCCAGGCGGATGTCACGGCCGGAGGTCTTGTTGGGGTGAGCGCCGGTCAGGAACGCCGCGGCCGACCGGGCGTGGTCGCCGGGGCCGTCGCCCTTAGCGCGGGCGTTGTCGAGCGTCAGGCCTGAAAGCACGTTGATGTCGGCTTTGACCTTTTCAAGTGGGCTCAGCAGCTTGGACAGCGTGTAGTTCGAACCTTCGCCTTTGGGGAGCCATTCGGGGTAGTTCACGCCGTTGGGGGTGAACATGAACGCCGACCGAACCGGCGCCCCGGCGACATTCGGCCGGCCGGTGGCGGCGGCCTGCAGGATGCCGTTGCCGGGGAGCATCGCGTCGAGCATGGGCAGTGCCACCGCCGTGCCAAGGCCACGGAGCAGGGTACGGCGGGAGAGACTTGGCTTGCTCGACATGAAGGCTCCTGTACGGCGGAAGTAAGCGAACGACGGGCCCGACCTCATGCCGAACCCGACACCTCATCATAGCAGACGACAATCTACTTGTTGCACGCGGATCGATAGGCATTCCATATGCATCGCATAGATCAAAGAGACGTCGATCTACCCTTTGAATGTTCGGACCGATGAAAGTCTTACGCACTGCAATTCGTGAGAAATAGCAATGGATCGACATCTAGTCCGCCTTGGTGCTACCACCCGTTGTGATCTGCCCCGACCGAACCACTAACTTTTGCCTTGTGAA is part of the Humisphaera borealis genome and encodes:
- a CDS encoding DUF1552 domain-containing protein yields the protein MSSKPSLSRRTLLRGLGTAVALPMLDAMLPGNGILQAAATGRPNVAGAPVRSAFMFTPNGVNYPEWLPKGEGSNYTLSKLLSPLEKVKADINVLSGLTLDNARAKGDGPGDHARSAAAFLTGAHPNKTSGRDIRLGVSIDQVAAGQIGSKTKLPSLELGLDKGQIAGECDSGYSCAYVSNISWRSETSPMPKEIDPRSLFDRLFGANGPQATAADNSKIVRQRKSVLDYVAEDAKRLQSKLGSGDRMKLDEFTTSIREIEKRIDFAKAKDVAPVAKPTMDRPAGIPGTTQEHMRLMVDLLVLAFQMDLTRIATVMVARDGSNRNFPDLGITEGHHSLSHHSGNPAKIDSIQKIDMFHMQQFAYFVQKLKSVKEGDGTMLDNTMLMCGSGIGDGNRHNHENLPIVWAGGAGGQVKTGRHIAFPKNTPLCNLYLSMLTMAGGKADRFGDSDGLIKMG